From Granulicella sp. WH15, the proteins below share one genomic window:
- a CDS encoding thioredoxin domain-containing protein — translation MSVLFQPRPILLKSLGICLFALTLTGIGCHAQPPANGLSPELARRVEVLVRQKTNVPPEYVMTIGAKSKSPVPGYDQIAVTFSDGQNSSKPIPFLISNDGKTLAQFNTFDISRDPKTLVSEAGRPARGGPINAPVTIVEFDDLECPYCAKMHAQLFPALLERYKDQVHIVYRDFPLSQHPWAMHAAVDSYCLAAQSPTGYWNLVDYVHAHAGEMGGEQKSLVKANETLDTLTLEEGKRQKIDSAKLAACVQKQDDAPIKDSMQVAEGLGVDSTPALFINGEKLEGAVPMEYLYRMIDGALTAQGLTPPPAPVARLLLPLRRLMVEIKMDRINSRIWSSMTTNGNMNNIVTSSVTTSPSRRMAHSVAGSLLLVLAAGMTGCKQSHNADVVATVNGHAIMRAEMDKMYKEQLGDAQHQQEPTPEQADSLRLGVLKDLVDEEIVQQRAAKMNLTATPEEVDAKLAEMKAPYSEEQFQQRLQASNHTLDEVKRDLRRTLTINKLLNKEINSKITVSDADITGYYNAHKSEFNNIETQYHLAQILVTSSPAANPGNLQGNKATNDAEAKKKIQALRNRVDSGEDFGSLAMNFSENPQTSSSGGDMGSISESQLRSNPEVFNAVSKLKVGQVTDIMPFPDPSDPKKPGGYAIFQLIGREPAGQHSVSEPQIQQRIRQGLRDARSQLLKGAYFEMLRDQSKVENFFAEQIFKNGAH, via the coding sequence GTGTCCGTTCTCTTTCAGCCGCGCCCGATCCTCCTCAAATCCCTCGGGATCTGTCTCTTCGCCTTAACGTTGACCGGCATCGGCTGCCACGCGCAGCCCCCCGCCAACGGCCTCTCCCCCGAACTGGCCCGCCGCGTCGAGGTTCTGGTGCGGCAGAAGACCAACGTGCCGCCCGAGTACGTCATGACCATCGGCGCGAAGTCCAAGAGCCCGGTCCCCGGCTACGACCAGATTGCTGTGACCTTCAGCGACGGCCAGAACTCCAGCAAGCCGATCCCGTTCCTCATCTCGAACGACGGCAAGACCCTGGCGCAGTTCAACACCTTCGACATTAGCCGCGACCCCAAGACGCTGGTCTCCGAGGCCGGTCGCCCCGCGCGCGGCGGCCCGATCAACGCCCCGGTCACCATCGTCGAGTTTGACGACCTGGAGTGCCCGTACTGCGCCAAGATGCACGCGCAGCTCTTCCCGGCGCTGCTCGAGCGTTACAAGGATCAGGTCCACATCGTCTACCGCGACTTCCCCCTGAGCCAGCACCCCTGGGCGATGCACGCGGCGGTGGACAGCTACTGCCTGGCGGCCCAGAGCCCGACCGGCTACTGGAACCTGGTCGACTACGTGCACGCGCACGCAGGAGAGATGGGCGGCGAGCAGAAGAGCCTGGTCAAGGCCAACGAGACACTGGACACACTGACGCTCGAAGAGGGCAAGCGGCAGAAGATCGACAGCGCCAAGCTGGCGGCGTGCGTGCAGAAACAGGATGACGCCCCGATCAAGGACTCCATGCAGGTCGCCGAAGGGCTTGGAGTGGACTCCACCCCGGCCCTGTTCATCAACGGCGAAAAGCTGGAGGGCGCGGTGCCGATGGAGTATCTCTACCGGATGATCGACGGCGCGCTGACGGCTCAGGGGCTGACGCCTCCACCGGCCCCGGTGGCCCGGCTCCTACTCCCACTCCGAAGGCTAATGGTGGAAATTAAGATGGATCGAATCAACAGCAGGATCTGGAGTTCGATGACGACGAACGGCAACATGAATAATATTGTGACTTCTTCTGTTACAACCTCCCCCTCGCGGCGCATGGCTCATAGTGTAGCGGGCAGCCTGTTACTGGTACTCGCAGCCGGCATGACGGGCTGCAAGCAGAGCCACAACGCCGATGTTGTCGCGACCGTCAACGGCCACGCCATCATGCGCGCCGAGATGGACAAGATGTACAAGGAGCAGCTCGGCGACGCGCAGCACCAGCAGGAGCCTACGCCCGAGCAGGCCGATTCTCTGCGGCTTGGCGTGCTCAAGGATCTGGTCGACGAGGAGATCGTGCAGCAGCGCGCGGCCAAGATGAACCTGACCGCGACTCCCGAAGAGGTGGACGCGAAGCTCGCCGAGATGAAGGCTCCGTACAGCGAAGAGCAGTTCCAGCAGCGGCTGCAGGCCAGCAACCACACGCTGGACGAGGTGAAGCGCGACCTTCGCCGCACCCTCACGATCAACAAGCTGCTGAACAAGGAGATCAACTCCAAGATCACGGTCTCGGACGCGGACATCACCGGCTACTACAACGCGCACAAGAGCGAGTTCAACAACATCGAGACGCAGTACCACCTGGCGCAGATCCTGGTGACCAGCTCGCCCGCAGCCAACCCCGGCAACCTGCAGGGCAACAAGGCCACCAACGACGCGGAGGCCAAGAAGAAGATCCAGGCGCTGCGTAATCGTGTGGATAGCGGCGAGGACTTCGGTTCGCTGGCGATGAACTTCTCGGAGAATCCGCAGACCTCTTCGAGCGGCGGTGACATGGGTTCCATCTCGGAGTCGCAGCTACGCTCGAACCCGGAGGTCTTCAACGCGGTGAGCAAGCTGAAGGTGGGCCAGGTGACGGATATCATGCCGTTCCCCGATCCAAGCGATCCGAAGAAACCGGGTGGATATGCGATCTTCCAGCTCATCGGGCGCGAGCCTGCGGGGCAACACAGCGTAAGCGAGCCGCAGATTCAGCAGCGGATTCGGCAGGGATTGCGCGATGCGCGGTCGCAGCTCCTGAAGGGTGCGTACTTCGAGATGCTGCGCGATCAGTCCAAAGTAGAGAACTTCTTCGCCGAACAAATCTTCAAGAACGGCGCTCACTAG